GCAGACTGAGGCCATGACGAAGAACCCCTCGACGTTGTACCGGGCCGGCGTGTTGCACTGCCCGGCGGATCCGTCCGCGACGGCGCTGTTGGTGCGGGACGGGCGGATCGTCTGGTTGGGTGCCGGGGCGGATGCTCCGGCGGCGGACCGGGTGGTGGATCTGGGTGGGGCGTTGGTGACGCCGGCGTTCGTGGACGCGCACGTGCACGTGAGTGACACGGGGTTGGCGTTGTCGGGGCTGGATCTGTCCGGGGTGCGGTCGGCGGGGGAGTTGCTGGCGGCGGTGGCGGCGTTCGCGGCGGGGTTGCCCGCGGACGCCGTGGTGCTGGGGCACGGGTGGGACGAGTCGACGTGGTCGGTGCCGGTGCCGCCGGGGGCGGCGGAGGTGGATCGGGCGGCCGGTGGTCGGCGGATGTACCTGTCGCAGGCGTCGATCCATTCGGCGTTGGTGTCGTCGGCGTTGTTGGCGGCGTGTCCGGAGGCGGTGACGGCGCCGGGGTACGACGCGTCGGGGTGGTTGCGGCGGGACGCGCATCACGTGGTGCGGGCGGTGGCGCGGGCTTCGGTGTCGCGGGCGCAGCGGGTGGCGGCGCAGCGGGTGGCGTTGCGGCATGCGGCGTCGTTGGGGATCGCGGCGGTGCACGAGTGCGGTGGGCCGGAGATCTCGGACGAGGAGGACTTCACGGGTCTGTTGGCGCTGTCGGGTGCGGGGGTGCCGGAGGTGTACGGGTACTGGGGTGAGTTGGGTGGTGCGGCGCGGGCGCGTGAGTTGGGTGCGGTGGGTGCGGGTGGGGATCTGTTCGCGGACGGGGCGTTGGGGTCGCGGACGGCGCACGTGTCGGCGGCGTACGTGGACGGGGAGGGGTGTGGTCACGGGTATCTGACGGCGGAGCAGGTTCGTGATCATTTGTTGGACTGTGCGGCGCACGGGATGCAGGGCGGGTTCCATGCGATCGGGGATGCGGCGATCTCGACGGTGTTGGCGGGGTTCGCGGGGGCGGCGCAGAAGCTGGGTACGGAGCGGGTGCGTGCGGCGCGGCATCGGATCGAGCATGCGGAGATCGTGGATCGGCGGTTGATCGCGGGGTTCGTGGAGTTCGGGGTGGTGGCGTCGATGCAGCCGGCGTTCGACCGGTTGTGGGGTGGTGCGGGTCGGATGTACGAGGCGCGGTTGGGGTTGGCGCGGTCGTTGGCGTCGAATCCGATGGGGGCGATGCACGGGGTGGGGGTGGCGTTGGCGTTCGGGTCGGATTCGCCGGTGACGCCGTTGGATCCGTGGGGGTCGGTGCGGGCGGCGGTGGCGCATCACAACCCGGTGCAGCGGATGAGTGTGCGGGCGGCGTTCGCGGCGCATTCGCGGGGTGGTTGGCGGGCGGTGCATCGGGACAGCGAGGGGGTGTTGGCGTTGGGGGCGCCGGCGACGTTCGCGGTGTGGTCGTCGTCGGCGGGGGTGCAGCGGGGGTTGCCGGTGTTGGTGGCTGAGGATCCGCAGCAGGATCCGCTGCCGTTGCCGGTGTGCCGGGCGACGGTGTTGCGCGGTGAGGTGATCTATGAGGAAGGGTTGTCGTGACTGAGGTGGGTGGCTTCGCGGCCGGCAAGTTGGATCTGGACCCGGTGGTGGTGGCGCGGGCGCGGGAGTTGGCGCGGCGGGTCGGGCAGCCGGTGGTGGAGTTGGCGCGGGGGCACACCACGGTGTCGGTGGAGCGTGCGGTGTTGCGGTTGGCCGGGGTGACGGGGGCTGATCCGGACGGTATTCCGTGGGTGAACCGGTTGGTGGACGCGGTGGTGGCGGATGTGGGGTTGGGGCACGGGGTGGCGGTGCCGGTGTTCGAGGCGTTGGCGCGGGAGAAGGTCTCGGATGTGACGTTGCTGGCGCAGCAGGCGGCGGCGGGGTCGGTGCGGTTCGTGGTGCCGTCGGGCAGGTCGGCGTCGGTGGCGCGGCGGGCGGCGCGGCGGGCGGTGGCGGCGGGGGTGCGGCGTATCGATCGGCGGCGGGCGGAGCGGGACCGGTTGGTGCGGCGGTTCGGGGATCCGGTGCGGCGGCCGTGGGTGTATCTGATCGTGGCGACGGGGGACATCTACGAGGACATTCCGCAGGCGCAGGCGGCGGCGCGGGCGGGTGCGGACGTGATCGCGGTGATCCGGTCGACGGGTCAGTCGTTGTTGGACTACGTGCCGGAGGGGGCGACGCGGGAGGGGTTCGCGGGGACGTACGCGACGCAGGAGAACTTCCGGTTGATGCG
Above is a window of Verrucosispora sp. NA02020 DNA encoding:
- a CDS encoding amidohydrolase, translated to MTKNPSTLYRAGVLHCPADPSATALLVRDGRIVWLGAGADAPAADRVVDLGGALVTPAFVDAHVHVSDTGLALSGLDLSGVRSAGELLAAVAAFAAGLPADAVVLGHGWDESTWSVPVPPGAAEVDRAAGGRRMYLSQASIHSALVSSALLAACPEAVTAPGYDASGWLRRDAHHVVRAVARASVSRAQRVAAQRVALRHAASLGIAAVHECGGPEISDEEDFTGLLALSGAGVPEVYGYWGELGGAARARELGAVGAGGDLFADGALGSRTAHVSAAYVDGEGCGHGYLTAEQVRDHLLDCAAHGMQGGFHAIGDAAISTVLAGFAGAAQKLGTERVRAARHRIEHAEIVDRRLIAGFVEFGVVASMQPAFDRLWGGAGRMYEARLGLARSLASNPMGAMHGVGVALAFGSDSPVTPLDPWGSVRAAVAHHNPVQRMSVRAAFAAHSRGGWRAVHRDSEGVLALGAPATFAVWSSSAGVQRGLPVLVAEDPQQDPLPLPVCRATVLRGEVIYEEGLS